From Paraburkholderia sabiae, a single genomic window includes:
- a CDS encoding DUF883 family protein — MTETTEQLALGRQKIVQDLSVLLTDSEEMLRLAAAVPGEGLEALRERLRTHVDSVQHALADAQTSAQRRYRSATVQTERYVRQNPWQSLGIAAGIGFALGLLAAR, encoded by the coding sequence ATGACGGAAACCACTGAACAGCTCGCCCTTGGCCGACAAAAGATCGTCCAGGATCTGAGCGTGCTGTTGACCGATTCGGAAGAAATGCTGCGGCTTGCGGCGGCCGTGCCGGGCGAAGGTCTCGAGGCGCTGCGCGAGCGGCTGCGCACGCATGTCGATTCGGTGCAGCACGCGCTCGCCGACGCACAGACGTCGGCACAGCGCCGTTACCGCAGCGCGACCGTCCAGACTGAGCGCTACGTGCGCCAGAATCCGTGGCAATCGCTGGGTATCGCGGCTGGCATCGGTTTCGCGCTTGGCTTGCTCGCCGCGCGCTGA
- a CDS encoding sigma-54 interaction domain-containing protein translates to MSSTDLDSPATEADGGGASQTRQRAVDNVPGLKSYGTLFGSSPVMLDLYEQIDRVAATDATALIIGESGTGKELIARTIHEHSARKDGAFVAVNCGAIPDELIEAELFGHEKGSFTGAVQGRVGYFEHANGGTLFLDEVTEMAPVRQVKLLRALETGTFYRVGGTELIRGDVRVIAATNRDPAVAVKENGLREDLMYRLAVFPLRAPPLREREGDRELLALHFLDELNRQEGTNKVFSKRSMETLRTWSWPGNVRELKNAVYRAFILAEKAVELPHPHLMSRVKKPVTVGDSMSVWIGTPLADAQKQIILGTLKYCGGDKRRAAKALGVSLKTLYNRLSAYGDEESNPDDN, encoded by the coding sequence ATGTCGTCAACCGATCTGGACTCGCCCGCCACCGAAGCCGATGGCGGCGGTGCGTCGCAGACGAGGCAACGCGCGGTCGACAACGTCCCGGGACTGAAGTCTTACGGCACGCTGTTCGGCTCGTCGCCCGTCATGCTGGATCTTTATGAACAGATCGACCGCGTGGCCGCGACGGACGCGACCGCGCTCATCATCGGCGAATCGGGCACGGGCAAGGAACTGATCGCCCGCACGATTCACGAACACAGCGCGCGCAAGGACGGCGCGTTCGTCGCCGTCAATTGCGGCGCGATTCCCGACGAACTGATCGAGGCCGAACTGTTCGGCCATGAAAAAGGCAGCTTCACGGGCGCGGTCCAGGGCCGCGTCGGCTATTTCGAGCACGCGAACGGCGGCACGCTGTTTCTCGACGAAGTCACCGAAATGGCGCCCGTGCGTCAGGTCAAACTCCTGCGCGCGCTGGAGACGGGCACGTTCTATCGCGTCGGCGGCACCGAGCTGATTCGCGGCGACGTGCGCGTGATCGCCGCGACCAATCGCGACCCGGCCGTCGCCGTGAAGGAAAACGGCCTGCGCGAAGACCTGATGTACCGGCTCGCCGTGTTCCCGCTGCGCGCGCCGCCGCTGCGCGAACGCGAAGGCGACCGCGAACTGCTCGCGCTGCATTTTCTCGACGAACTCAATCGTCAGGAAGGCACGAACAAGGTCTTCAGCAAGCGCTCGATGGAAACGCTGCGGACGTGGTCGTGGCCCGGCAACGTGCGCGAACTGAAGAACGCGGTGTATCGCGCGTTCATTCTCGCGGAGAAGGCGGTCGAGCTGCCGCATCCGCATCTGATGTCGCGCGTGAAGAAGCCCGTCACGGTCGGCGATTCGATGAGCGTGTGGATCGGCACGCCGCTCGCCGATGCGCAGAAGCAGATCATCCTCGGCACGTTGAAGTATTGCGGCGGCGACAAGCGGCGTGCGGCCAAAGCGCTCGGCGTGAGCCTCAAGACGCTGTACAACCGGCTCAGCGCGTACGGCGACGAAGAGTCGAATCCCGACGACAACTGA
- a CDS encoding sigma-54-dependent transcriptional regulator, translating to MPHVLIVDDDPSTREALAAIIAEDGLTTATAGDLREARIQLVRQMPDVVFTDLKLPDGTGVDLFEDLDPRSGVEFVVITGHATVESAVSALKMGAADYLVKPINMQRVKSILARLPRAGDLKAEIGTLRGELRRMGRFGLMLGNSGVMQQVYDQISRVAPTAASVMLVGESGTGKEVAAQTLHQLSLRRKHAFLAVNCGAISPNLIESEMFGHERGAFTGADRQHKGYFERANGGTLFLDEITEMPIELQVKLLRVLETGMFMRVGTTKEIETDVRLIAATNRDPEQAVLEGKLRLDLYHRLNVFPISLPPLRERGKDVELLAQSFLDELNEQHATKKHFPPAVREMLLSYPWPGNVRELKNYVQRAHIMSGTDSDSTATVPLQISLSKPTAGTAITIPFGTSLAEADRQLILATLEQCGGVKTRAAEILGISLKTLYNRLVEYGNDTGRDGDDVSDEPQALGKADA from the coding sequence ATGCCACATGTATTGATTGTCGATGACGATCCGAGTACCCGCGAAGCGCTTGCGGCGATCATCGCGGAAGACGGGCTGACGACGGCGACGGCAGGCGATCTGCGCGAAGCCCGCATCCAGCTCGTGCGGCAGATGCCGGACGTCGTGTTTACCGATCTGAAGCTGCCAGACGGCACGGGTGTCGACCTGTTCGAAGATCTCGATCCGCGCTCGGGCGTCGAGTTTGTCGTGATCACCGGTCACGCGACGGTCGAATCGGCCGTGAGCGCGCTCAAGATGGGCGCCGCCGACTACCTCGTGAAGCCCATCAACATGCAGCGCGTGAAGTCGATCCTCGCGCGTCTGCCGCGTGCGGGCGACCTGAAGGCCGAAATCGGCACGCTGCGCGGCGAACTGCGGCGCATGGGCCGCTTCGGGCTGATGCTCGGCAACTCGGGCGTGATGCAGCAGGTGTACGACCAGATCAGCCGCGTCGCGCCGACGGCCGCGTCGGTGATGCTGGTCGGCGAATCGGGCACGGGCAAGGAAGTCGCCGCGCAGACGCTGCATCAGCTGAGCCTGCGTCGCAAGCACGCGTTCCTCGCCGTCAATTGCGGCGCGATCTCGCCGAACCTGATCGAATCCGAGATGTTCGGCCACGAGCGCGGCGCGTTCACGGGCGCGGACCGTCAGCACAAGGGCTATTTCGAACGCGCGAACGGCGGCACGCTGTTCCTCGACGAAATCACCGAAATGCCGATCGAGTTGCAGGTGAAACTGCTGCGCGTGCTGGAGACGGGCATGTTCATGCGCGTCGGCACGACGAAGGAAATCGAAACCGACGTCCGCCTGATCGCCGCGACCAACCGCGATCCCGAACAGGCTGTGCTCGAAGGCAAGCTGCGCCTCGACCTGTATCACCGGCTCAACGTGTTTCCGATCAGCCTGCCGCCGCTGCGCGAACGGGGCAAGGACGTCGAACTGCTCGCGCAGTCGTTCCTCGACGAACTGAACGAGCAGCACGCCACGAAGAAGCACTTCCCGCCCGCCGTCCGCGAGATGCTGCTGTCGTACCCGTGGCCCGGCAACGTTCGCGAGCTGAAGAACTACGTGCAGCGCGCGCACATCATGTCGGGTACGGATTCGGACAGCACGGCCACGGTGCCGCTGCAGATCTCGCTGTCGAAGCCGACGGCGGGTACGGCGATCACGATTCCGTTCGGCACGTCGCTCGCCGAGGCCGATCGTCAGCTGATTCTCGCGACGCTCGAGCAATGCGGCGGCGTCAAGACGCGCGCCGCGGAGATTCTCGGCATCAGTCTGAAGACGCTGTACAACCGGCTCGTCGAGTACGGCAACGACACGGGCCGAGACGGCGACGACGTCAGCGACGAGCCGCAGGCGCTCGGCAAAGCGGACGCCTGA